From Penicillium psychrofluorescens genome assembly, chromosome: 1, one genomic window encodes:
- a CDS encoding uncharacterized protein (ID:PFLUO_000463-T1.cds;~source:funannotate) produces the protein MATPSGESLLNAEFDALVKEQLELWKVPGLAIAIVQGPNTYSKAYGFAELPDKKMTTDALFSTCSTTKAFTAAATSMAIQDSKATASPFDWDTPMSTLIPDDFVLADDYYTKNVTIEDLLSHRSGMASHMWVPSLNKKDVTVRESVRSLRNLPLAHPLRTKFEYNNHGYIAVSYALEKLTGEPLGNILKRRIWEPLGMNETFFSIQEAKANPSSAQKFVQGYSWYPTDEGGSYNPEPTMSWDAVSGAGTMVSNVLDYSHWIREQIHKTGPLKGHDSLTQPRILHFENDGGSPPGPWHAHALGWYCDYYRDQPLHTHPGGWPGFGSLVGFLPNKDFGFAILGNATPANVVGFRLLMHLLDKILDLPDDPKYNEELAACFAKQRETWDRSISPPSLDEVKAKFYPSLPDPPLPLSLPVEKYAGTYTHKTGDSVILTVQEGHLTADFSDRPITVCLELVHVSGEFFIGKLWNKKRVYFQQFPVEFSVDSTGTAHKVGMLLEAALGEEKIWFERKE, from the exons ATGGCCACACCTTCTGGAGAATCCCTGTTGAACGCAGAGTTTGATGCTCTTGTGAAAGAACAGCTCGAGCTCTGGAAAGTGCCAGGCCTGGCCATCGCAATTGTCCAAGGTCCCAACACGTATTCCAAG GCATATGGGTTCGCCGAACTCCCCGacaagaagatgacgaccgATGCACTCTTCTCGACCTGCAGTACTACCAAGGCATTCACTGCTGCAGCGACCTCCATGGCAATCCAGGATAGCAAAGCTACCGCGTCGCCTTTCGACTGGGACACACCAATGTCCACTCTGATTCCAGACGACTTTGTGCTAGCAGATGACTACTACACTAAGAACGTCACGATCGAAGATCTGCTGTCGCATCGATCCGGCATGGCGTCCCATATGTGGGTCCCGAGCTTGAATAAAAAGGACGTAACTGTGCGCGAGTCTGTTCGTTCTTTGCGAAATCTGCCTCTCGCGCACCCCCTGAGAACCAAGTTTGAATACAACAATCACGGGTACATCGCAGTTTCGTACGCTCTTGAGAAGCTTACAGGAGAGCCCCTGGGTAACATATTGAAGAGACGGATCTGGGAACCATTGGGCATGAACGAGACCTTCTTTTCCATCCAAGAGGCCAAAGCAAACCCATCAAGCGCACAAAAGTTCGTCCAAGGCTACAGTTGGTATCCGACCGACGAAGGCGGCTCCTATAACCCGGAGCCTACAATGTCTTGGGATGCTGTCAGCGGTGCTGGAACCATGGTCAGCAATGTTCTTGACTATTCACACTGGATACGAGAACAGATCCATAAAACTGGTCCTCTCAAGGGCCACGACTCGCTAACACAGCCCCGCATACTGCACTTTGAAAATGACGGTGGCAGCCCGCCTGGTCCCTGGCATGCGCATGCGCTAGGTTGGTATTGCGACTACTATCGCGATCAACCTCTCCACACCCACCCTGGTGGCTGGCCTGGCTTTGGTTCTCTGGTGGGCTTCTTGCCAAATAAAGACTTTGGGTTCGCCATCTTGGGCAATGCCACCCCGGCGAACGTTGTTGGATTTAGATTACTCATGCACCTCCTGGACAAGATTCTAGATCTCCCAGATGATCCCAAGTATAACGAGGAACTTGCGGCATGTTTTGCAAAGCAACGCGAGACATGGGACCGAAGCATCTCACCTCCAAGCTTGGACGAAGTGAAGGCCAAGTTCTATCCTTCTTTGCCTGATCCCCCATTGCCTTTGTCCTTGCCAGTGGAGAAGTATGCCGGGACATACACACACAAGACGGGTGATTCGGTTATTTTAACGGTCCAGGAGGGTCACTTGACAGCAGACTTCTCTGACAGGCCCATCACGGTGTGCCTGGAGCTGGTACATGTGAGTGGGGAGTTCTTCATTGGAAAACTATGGAACAAAAAGCGTGTCTATTTTCAGCAGTTCCCTGTGGAATTCTCTGTGGATTCTACAGGAACGGCTCATAAGGTTGGTATGCTCCTCGAGGCTGCTTTGGGTGAAGAAAAGATCTGGTTTGAGCGCAAAGAATAG
- a CDS encoding uncharacterized protein (ID:PFLUO_000464-T1.cds;~source:funannotate), with amino-acid sequence MLRSLLSFGPKSTPASHDDNKENHYLFPTVDTESDGADCLRGCADCTIQFPSKVKVETSRPLYGHIKEFHAHIVVATGRSDWKEKVEQEKGTLMEALDQPSAKSKHGRFMVSASNLQLPEHENPQDAMQQATTVLVLPSFTFVDRVRPADAPEFIKRFVDTPAAEQQTESGISPASSMSARPCELDYVILLCSHRRRDARCGITAPLIKRELERHLRPRGLDRDADDTRPGGAGIFFVSHVGGHKFSANVLVYRKKQQQMIWLARVRPEHCEGIVNYTILQGKVVHPETQLRGGFDRLKGLTSW; translated from the exons ATGCTGCGCTCGCTGCTCTCCTTCGGGCCCAAGTCCACTCCTGCCAGTCACGATGACAATAAAGAGAACCACTATCTGTTCCCCACAGTGGATACTGAAAGCGACGGCGCAGACTGCCTAAGAGGTTGTGCAGATTGCACGATTCAATTTCCCTCCAAGGTCAAGGTTGAGACCTCGCGTCCTCTCTATGGCCACATTAAGGAGTTTCATGCCCATATCGTGGTTGCCACGGGGCGATCCGACTGGAAGGAAAAGGTCGAGCAAGAGAAGGGGACGTTGATGGAGGCACTCGACCAGCCTTCCGCCAAATCCAAACATGGG CGTTTTATGGTCTCGGCCTCCAATCTGCAACTTCCGGAACACGAAAACCCGCAGGATGCTATGCAGCAAGCAACAACGGTGCTAGTTCTCCCATCATTTACATTCGTGGACCGTGTCAGACCAGCAGATGCGCCCGAATTCATTAAGCGATTTGTCGACACGCCAGCAGCCGAGCAACAGACTGAGAGCGGCATCTCCCCCGCATCTAGCATGAGCGCCCGCCCCTGCGAGCTCGACTACGTGATCCTGCTGTGCTCgcaccggcggcgagatGCGCGCTGCGGAATAACCGCTCCGCTCATCAAGCGCGAACTCGAGCGTCACCTGCGTCCGCGCGGATTGGACCGGGATGCGGATGATACCCGGCCTGGCGGTGCGGGAATTTTCTTCGTCTCGCATGTGGGCGGGCACAAGTTCTCCGCTAATGTGCTGGTGTACCGGAAGAAGCAACAGCAGATGATTTGGCTGGCGCGCGTTCGGCCTGAACACTGTGAGGGCATTGTTAACTACACTATTCTGCAGGGGAAGGTGGTGCACCCCGAGACGCAGCTGCGGGGTGGGTTTGATAGGCTGAAGGGGCTGACGAGCTGGTGA
- a CDS encoding uncharacterized protein (ID:PFLUO_000467-T1.cds;~source:funannotate) produces the protein MPRILWLLATLVVLIQAAPPVPFGGEVSQVYETTDTLPLPNLGNIVAHDPNIVQSNGYYYLFKGDPHLPFFKAANMSGPWELVGHVFDKASIIHHKGSRKRPWAPTTIEHNGMFYCYYTLSKHGSRHSAIGVATTTTLDGSAWTDHGAVIETDGGKDSLIYPFNITNAIDASFITDQTTGESYLNWGSFWHDIWQLPLSADLLSVKNPTDPDAVQLSFIPHRKSKPEEGSWMSYHDPYYYVWFSHGKCCRFEKGFPARGEEYDIRVGRSRNVRGPFVDKDNNLLIDGGGTVIYASNNGKVYAPGGVGVLPGVNASTSDILYFHYLNTSIGFTDKDAHMGWLYLNYTDGWPVAVQTEQSSNAGSLHCLPRWSYWTMLMSLWFYVWL, from the exons ATGCCACGCATTCTGTGGCTGCTGGCCACGCTCGTGGTTCTGATCCAGGCGGCTCCCCCGGTCCCATTCGGGGGTGAGGTCAGTCAGGTCTACGAAACAACCGATACTCTCCCGCTGCCCAACCTGGGCAACATTGTTGCACACGATCCCAACATAGTTCAGTCCAATGGCTACTACTATCTCTTCAAGGGTGATCCGCATCTTCCCTTTTTCAAGGCCGCCAATATGAGCGGGCCGTGGGAACTAGTCGGCCATGTCTTCGACAAAGCCAGCATTATCCACCACAAGGGAAGCCGCAAACGACCCTgggcgccgacgacgatcgAGCACAATGGCATGTTTTACTGCTACTACACGCTCAGTAAACATGGCTCTCGCCACAGCGCTATTGGTGTCGCCACGACGACGACCCTGGACGGCAGTGCGTGGACAGACCACGGCGCAGTGATTGAGACAGACGGGGGCAAGGACTCGCTCATTTACCCGTTCAACATCACCAATGCCATCGACGCATCTTTCATCACCGATCAAACGACCGGGGAATCCTACCTGAATTGGGGCAGCTTCTGGCATGATATCTGGCAGTTGCCGCTCTCCGCAGATCTGTTATCTGTTAAGAATCCCACGGACCCAGACGCAGTGCAATTGAGTTTTATCCCGCACCGAAAGTCAAAGCCCGAGGAGGGGTCGTGGATGAGCTACCACGACCCCTATTACTACGTGTGGTTCAGCCACGGCAAATGCTGTCGCTTTGAGAAAGGATTTCCCGCGCGGGGAGAGGAATACGACATCCGGGTTGGCCGGTCGCGAAACGTGCGAGGGCCCTTTGTGGATAAGGATAATAACCTCCTCATTGATGGTGGGGGCACGGTTATCTATGCCTCGAACAATGGCAAGGTCTATGCTCCTGGCGGAGTGGGCGTGTTGCCGGGCGTCAATGCCTCCACGTCCGATATTCTTTATTTTCATTATCTGAACACCTCAATTGGCTTTACAGATAAG GATGCCCATATGGGCTGGCTCTATCTCAATTATACCGACGGCTGGCCGGTCGCAGTCCAAACGGAACAAAGCAGCAACGCGGGGTCGTTGCACTGCCTTCCTCGTTGGTCCTATTGGACGATGTTGATGA GTTTATGGTTCTACGTTTGGTTATAG
- a CDS encoding uncharacterized protein (ID:PFLUO_000466-T1.cds;~source:funannotate), giving the protein MADIQGAPPAAQPERVRKRRRRTMACTQCRTRKLRCDREYPTCGRCLKSRTPNKCSYEDGFLWQQPTTVSAVAFASDRGSTISAPPRVDRTPVHTPPDSGTGTMSTRTESFIPINESAPPASQELRGHHLHHDLDHHSNHALPPFRTRPPRERRDCFLETVLGAPKAGVNQEPYANSAVMQRPKRSAPGLDITISAQADEADYGEEETDDALSPSQKLDLSPRMMMRGRETKTRFNGSGIYANIVAEFLDIRSFAEEIKLSNPILSQVRPDLERVRKGLWKRIPLNEPFPEPTTASLISLLPSRAVVDELVGLYLTYIESTHRIFHAPTFLRDLDKFWGLTDTPNMASPSFAAQLLLMLSCAWHLADPVSLQEKNGEELKCYTAVEWVLHAEKWIENLHVKRPEINSMRISILLIKARNWYGMKRSQAWLATGTLVREAMMAGYHRDPSRYMRISPFNKEMRRRIWTTIVELDLQVAFDRGMPPSVQSSDYDVFSALNVNDNEFNEDVTDLPLGRPLSEVTDASFHCVLLRSLPLRLKACHLMHSPRISCRYEEIQHLDWELTRHIARIPAWTALEGIGAVTQHKVSLWKALIETKLAQTLLSIHTPFALEAGREALFVPSARSRMDVASKILSTQRELHETSRPLSLCLLGEWTLQAYMSICQILHSGESRNATYNPPSTMFLMHSLPGLPESLISLVETALVCLEGQFLLVVKGAKDYFFLSTIVALVKARLWPTQAVMYKQQVVERILSFAQTLFSRHANCEHLGTPGMGSFKTNQVAAFTATPGMAPVLPSDLENMLPSANLGSPGNFDPFLDVFDWEDLTGYALGD; this is encoded by the exons ATGGCGGACATCCAGGGCGCTCCGCCTGCTGCGCAGCCCGAGAGGGTGCGTAAGAGGCGCCGACGCACCATGGCTTGTACTCAGTGCCGCACTCGTAAGTTGCGCTGTGATCGCGAATATCCCACCTGCGGGCGTTGCCTCAAGAGCAGAACTCCCAATAAATGCTCGTACGAGGATGGTTTTCTCTGGCAGCAACCCACCACCGTGTCGGCCGTTGCCTTTGCATCCGACCGAGGTTCCACCATATCTGCTCCCCCGCGAGTGGACCGCACGCCCGTCCACACGCCTCCGGATTCAGGGACGGGCACCATGTCAACTCGAACGGAATCTTTTATCCCAATCAATGAGTCTGCTCCGCCGGCTTCTCAGGAGCTACgtggccatcatctccatcatgATTTGGACCATCACAGTAATCATGCTCTGCCGCCGTTCCGGACCCGGCCGCCACGCGAACGCCGGGATTGCTTTTTGGAAACTGTTCTAGGCGCACCCAAGGCGGGTGTGAACCAGGAACCCTATGCGAACTCCGCGGTCATGCAGCGACCGAAGCGTTCCGCTCCGGGGCTGGACATCACCATCTCGGCCCAGGCTGATGAGGCCGACtacggtgaagaagaaacagacgACGCCCTTTCACCATCGCAAAAACTGGATCTTTCACCTCGCATGATGATGCGCGGCCGGGAGACCAAGACCCGCTTCAATGGATCAGGGATTTATGCCAATATTGTAGCAGAA TTCTTGGACATCCGATCTTTTGCCGAAGAGATTAAGCTATCCAATCCAATACTCTCACAAGTCCGTCCAGACCTGGAGAGGGTCAGGAAGGGCCTATGGAAGCGGATTCCTCTTAATGAGCCATTTCCTGAACCCACCACGGCATCGCTGATATCTCTTTTGCCATCTCGCGCAGTCGTGGATGAGTTGGTTGGCTTATACCTGACTTATATAGAATCTACACACCGCATCTTCCATGCGCCAACTTTCCTACGGGATCTTGACAAGTTCTGGGGCTTGACGGATACACCCAACATGGCGTCCCCTTCGTTTGCGGCTCAGCTTCTGCTGATGCTCTCCTGTGCCTGGCATCTCGCCGACCCAGTCAGCCtacaagaaaagaatggGGAAGAACTCAAATGCTATACTGCCGTGGAGTGGGTTCTGCATGCCGAAAAATGGATCGAGAACTTGCACGTCAAGCGACCGGAAATCAATTCGATGCGAATCTCTATACTCTTAATAAAGGCCCGGAATTGGTACGGAATGAAGCGCAGCCAGGCCTGGCTCGCCACGGGGACTCTTGTCAGAgaagccatgatggctggCTATCACCGCGACCCGAGCCGGTACATGAGAATCTCGCCGTTCAACAAAGAGATGCGTCGGCGGATCTGGACAACCATCGTTGAACTTGATTTGCAGGTTGCCTTTGACCGGGGCATGCCACCGTCCGTCCAAAGCTCAGATTACGATGTTTTCTCCGCTCTGAACGTCAACGATAACGAATTCAACGAGGATGTCACCGACCTTCCACTGGGACGGCCGCTCAGCGAAGTTACCGATGCGTCTTTCCATTGCGTTTTACTACGATCCCTTCCGCTCCGCCTCAAAGCTTGCCATTTAATGCACTCGCCGCGCATTAGTTGTCGATACGAAGAAATCCAGCACTTGGACTGGGAACTAACCCGACATATCGCGCGGATCCCCGCCTGGACGGCACTAGAGGGCATCGGCGCGGTGACCCAACATAAGGTGAGCCTGTGGAAAGCGTTGATCGAGACCAAGTTGGCACAAACCCTCCTGTCGATTCACACACCGTTTGCCCTCGAGGCCGGGCGGGAGGCATTATTTGTCCCCTCTGCAAGGTCTCGCATGGATGTTGCGAGCAAGATCCTTTCGACGCAGCGAGAGCTTCACGAAACATCGAGGCCGTTGTCTCTGTGCCTTCTTGGCGAATGGACTCTACAGGCCTATATGTCGATCTGCCAGATTTTGCACTCAGGAGAATCTCGGAATG CTACTTACAAcccaccatccaccatgtTTTTGATGCACAGTCTTCCCGGCCTCCCCGAATCGCTTATATCTCTGGTGGAAACGGCCCTGGTCTGCCTGGAAGGCCAATTTCTGCTGGTTGTCAAAGGAGCCAAGGATTATTTCTTTCTGTCGACAATTGTGGCGTTAGTCAAAGCCAGACTATGGCCTACCCAAGCAGTCATGTACAAACAGCAGGTGGTCGAACGGATTCTGTCATTTGCGCAGACATTATTTTCTCGCCATGCCAACTGCGAGCATCTGGGCACTCCCGGGATGGGCAGTTTCAAAACCAACCAG GTGGCTGCCTTTACCGCTACTCCCGGCATGGCCCCGGTGTTGCCCTCAGACCTGGAGAACATGCTCCCATCAGCAAATCTCGGT TCTCCCGGTAATTTCGATCCTTTTTTGGATGTATTCGATTGGGAGGATCTAACCGGATATGCACTCGGCGACTGA
- a CDS encoding uncharacterized protein (ID:PFLUO_000465-T1.cds;~source:funannotate): MSSVRSESIKSRMHNPFHNPLPASLSKECKKAGKILNSFINPKEFGSLDGGTFLDGGVPRSVLSRAKGLVIFTSFKAGFLGSVRFGSGLIVARLPDGTWSAPSAIATGGIGVGGQFGMELTDFVFVVNTEREMKKFAQGGSLTLSGNISIAFGPIGRSGEASTMASRKGFAGMYAYSKTRGMYGGLTLEGGVLGERASANKKMYERKVTPKQLLEGEVPPPAEAEPLMCVLRLEIFTAEPTPVGSVPELVSGQPHEQAAELSSQPSTEPPEGIFELPAEYPASSVPDTPDVPDVSDLPDVPGVPDIPNTPNAPVTRLDTGNTEPGTENQHEISENSTGNSNDASRGLVTPGEAPAWLADFISKEFGLSSEDPVMPSEKPVPPPKDTVPSSEETAPFSEKLAQFSHKPTASTASAVQSEKSHRSSITRKPIPLSSAESPPEQTSWLDL; this comes from the exons ATGTCGTCGGTACGCTCCGAGTCAATAAAATCTCGGATGCATAATCCATTTCACAATCCATTGCCGGCCTCGTTATCCA AGGAATGCAAGAAAGCCGGCAAAATTCTGAATTCGTTCATTAATCCGAAGGAATTTGGCAGTCTCGACGGCGGGACATTTCTGGATGGCGGGGTTCCCCGCAGCGTTCTTTCTAGGGCGAAG GGTCTTGTGATCTTCACATCCTTCAAAGCTGGATTCTTGGGCTCTGTCCGGTTTGGATCCGGGCTGATCGTCGCCCGACTCCCTGACGGCACCTGGTCAGCTCCTTCAGCCATTGCGACAGGAGGCATCGGTGTTGGCGGCCAATTTGGGATGGAGCTGACTGACTTTGTCTTTGTCGTCAACACCGAGCGAGAGATGAAAAAGTTCGCCCAGGGCGGATCTTTGACTCTCAGTGGAAATATCAGCATTGCTTTCGGCCCCATTGGACGCAGCGGCGAGGCGAGCACCATGGCCAGCCGGAAAGGTTTTGCGGGGATGTACGCCTATTCCAAAACCCGTGGTATGTACGGCGGGCTCACGCTTGAGGGTGGCGTGCTCGGGGAACGAGCTTCGGCGAACAAAAAGATGTACGAGCGAAAGGTCACTCCGAAACAACTACTGGAAGGCGAAGTGCCTCCTCCGGCCGAGGCTGAGCCATTGATGTGCGTCTTGCGATTGGAGATTTTCACCGCCGAGCCGACACCTGTTGGAAGTGTTCCTGAGCTCGTCTCCGGCCAACCTCATGAACAAGCAGCGGAATTATCTTCACAGCCGTCAACCGAGCCACCGGAAGGGATCTTTGAGCTGCCTGCTGAATATCCTGCTTCTAGTGTTCCTGACACTCCTGATGTGCCTGATGTTTCTGATCTTCCTGATGTGCCTGGTGTTCCTGATATTCCCAATACTCCCAATGCTCCGGTTACCCGGCTGGATACTGGAAATACCGAGCCGGGCACTGAAAACCAGCATGAAATATCGGAAAATTCTACGGGCAATTCTAATGATGCATCTCGGGGATTGGTCACTCCTGGTGAAGCACCGGCATGGTTGGCTGATTTCATATCCAAAGAATTTGGCCTTTCCTCAGAGGATCCTGTGATGCCCTCGGAGAAGCCTGTGCCGCCCCCAAAGGATACTGTGCCCTCCTCAGAGGAGACTGCGCCGTTCTCAGAGAAGCTTGCCCAGTTCTCACATAAGCCAACAGCCTCTACGGCGTCTGCGGTGCAGTCTGAGAAGAGCCATCGGTCCTCAATTACTCGAAAGCCCATACCATTGTCTTCGGCGGAAAGTCCTCCTGAACAAACTTCGTGGTTGGATCTTTAG